The bacterium genome contains a region encoding:
- a CDS encoding MBL fold metallo-hydrolase — translation MGWLRWIGFGLLALILLICLLLTPAHLQIRELDPDPPPVSALLALDGEADRPVRLGWMETSRQPSFSPPPRVLSHPSFALEWKDGRILLVDLGMSPEAARKFGAPFESLGAGPVEVFGSVGEMLGDAADRVAGVVITHLHIDHVEGARSLCEVREGAALPIFQVRAQAELTNYGTRSTSELVDEVGCLNRTVVPAGSAVALPGFPGVALIHAAGHTPGSQMLAASLAGPDGTKRVIFTGDVINDIESARLDRPKALIYRLLIVPEADGQLSRIRRFLAGLERDHGFSLAIAHDGDHLASLGLPGVTEP, via the coding sequence ATGGGCTGGCTGCGCTGGATTGGATTCGGACTACTGGCTCTGATCCTGTTGATCTGCCTGCTGCTCACACCAGCCCACCTGCAGATTCGCGAACTCGATCCGGACCCGCCGCCCGTCTCGGCGCTGCTTGCCCTGGACGGCGAGGCCGACCGTCCCGTCCGACTTGGCTGGATGGAAACATCCCGACAGCCTTCCTTCTCGCCTCCGCCCCGCGTGCTTTCCCACCCGTCCTTCGCGCTGGAATGGAAAGACGGGCGGATCCTGCTCGTCGATCTGGGCATGAGCCCGGAGGCCGCTCGCAAGTTTGGCGCGCCGTTCGAGAGCCTGGGCGCCGGGCCCGTCGAAGTCTTCGGTTCGGTGGGAGAGATGCTCGGTGACGCAGCGGATCGCGTCGCCGGCGTCGTCATCACTCACCTGCACATCGATCATGTGGAGGGAGCCCGTTCGCTCTGCGAGGTTCGCGAGGGCGCGGCCCTTCCCATCTTCCAGGTCCGCGCCCAGGCGGAGCTGACCAACTACGGAACCCGAAGCACCTCCGAGCTGGTCGATGAGGTCGGTTGCCTGAACCGGACCGTTGTACCCGCGGGGAGTGCCGTCGCGCTCCCCGGGTTCCCCGGCGTGGCCCTGATCCACGCGGCCGGGCACACCCCGGGCAGCCAGATGCTGGCCGCGTCCCTGGCCGGGCCCGACGGGACGAAACGGGTGATCTTCACCGGGGACGTCATCAACGATATCGAGTCCGCACGTCTCGACCGGCCCAAGGCGCTGATCTACCGGCTCCTGATCGTTCCGGAGGCCGATGGCCAGCTGAGCCGGATTCGCCGCTTCCTGGCCGGACTCGAGCGCGACCATGGCTTCAGCCTGGCGATCGCCCACGACGGAGACCATCTGGCGTCCCTGGGCCTTCCCGGCGTCACGGAGCCGTGA
- a CDS encoding PAS domain-containing protein yields MVPNPVRVDLRTDVAVFALLSACMLTVYTAAVRFSEGAVFLAGVLGLVGLVFGVAWLCLRGRPAGVWICILVVSLLGLSNAGMVVLTGGAVLSSLITMTVIPILATLLVSPRLGGVVALTTCAALMIAAVVPAQIPLPDVSLGATDALVGVGVLTLGFWGGASYYERGRRTAYQQGKELRDELERTAARFRAYTENARDIVAEVADDGTILYASPGHEGLLGRPPSALLGRTEIQHVHSEDLPHVEAFFEALVRGDEPASVSARYVRPDGSLRWLDLRGRHYRNADGEGRVVVFGRDETPEREAAEEREALIGRLRDALDSIETLRGIVPICAECKSVRREDGAWEQLEEYVASHSLADFSHGLCERCLSRYDV; encoded by the coding sequence GTGGTACCGAATCCAGTCCGGGTAGATCTTCGCACCGATGTAGCCGTTTTCGCCTTGTTGAGCGCATGCATGCTGACGGTGTACACCGCGGCGGTTCGGTTCTCTGAAGGAGCCGTGTTCCTTGCCGGGGTGTTAGGCCTGGTTGGCTTGGTGTTCGGGGTCGCATGGCTCTGCCTGCGCGGTCGTCCCGCCGGGGTCTGGATCTGTATCCTCGTCGTCAGCTTGCTGGGGCTCTCGAATGCTGGGATGGTCGTGCTGACGGGGGGAGCAGTGCTCAGCTCGCTGATCACCATGACCGTCATCCCCATTCTGGCCACACTTCTCGTTTCCCCTCGTCTGGGAGGAGTGGTTGCGTTGACGACGTGTGCCGCCCTGATGATCGCGGCCGTCGTTCCGGCCCAGATTCCTCTTCCAGACGTTTCCCTCGGAGCGACCGACGCATTGGTGGGCGTGGGCGTGCTCACACTGGGCTTCTGGGGCGGGGCCTCCTACTACGAGCGAGGCAGGCGGACCGCCTATCAGCAGGGAAAGGAACTTCGCGACGAATTGGAGAGGACAGCTGCTCGTTTTCGGGCCTATACGGAGAACGCCCGCGACATCGTGGCGGAAGTCGCAGACGATGGGACGATCCTGTACGCCAGTCCGGGTCACGAGGGGCTCCTGGGCCGGCCGCCGTCTGCCCTGCTCGGGAGAACAGAAATCCAGCACGTGCATTCCGAGGATCTTCCGCATGTAGAGGCTTTCTTCGAGGCTCTCGTACGGGGTGACGAGCCGGCCAGCGTTTCGGCACGTTATGTACGTCCCGATGGAAGCCTGCGCTGGCTCGACTTGCGGGGTCGCCACTATCGGAATGCCGACGGGGAGGGCCGGGTCGTGGTCTTCGGGAGGGACGAGACCCCGGAGCGGGAGGCTGCCGAGGAACGCGAAGCCCTGATCGGCCGGCTCCGGGACGCACTCGACAGCATCGAGACGCTTCGCGGCATCGTACCGATCTGCGCCGAATGCAAGAGCGTCCGCCGGGAAGACGGGGCTTGGGAACAGCTCGAGGAGTACGTTGCGTCGCACTCCCTGGCAGATTTCTCTCACGGCCTCTGCGAGAGGTGCCTGTCCAGGTACGACGTGTAG
- a CDS encoding SDR family oxidoreductase: MGLRGLEGLPVLVTGAASGIGRAIARRLSEEGAVVGIFDLDGPGGEATVSAIAEAGGRGRAWQVDITDGAAVESAVEAFETELGQVAGLVNNAGWDEAAAFLETDVELWRKVIDINLYGPLHVTQAVLRRMTRHGRGRVVSITSDAGRVGSSGEAVYAACKGGVAAFSKSVARELAKQGITLNVVSPGPTDTPFFASFDESGKLAAALARSIPMRRLAQPEDFPGLVAFLLSDDAAFITGQTISVSGGLTMHG, encoded by the coding sequence GTGGGTCTACGTGGTCTCGAAGGGTTGCCGGTTCTCGTCACGGGCGCAGCGAGTGGAATCGGGCGTGCGATCGCCCGGCGTCTTTCTGAAGAGGGCGCGGTTGTCGGGATCTTCGATCTCGACGGGCCCGGTGGGGAGGCGACGGTTTCCGCCATCGCCGAGGCAGGTGGCCGAGGCCGCGCCTGGCAGGTCGACATCACCGATGGAGCTGCCGTCGAATCTGCGGTCGAGGCGTTCGAGACCGAGTTGGGCCAGGTTGCAGGTCTCGTCAACAACGCAGGTTGGGACGAAGCCGCGGCTTTTCTCGAGACGGATGTAGAGCTCTGGCGGAAGGTGATCGACATCAATCTCTATGGGCCGCTGCATGTGACCCAGGCCGTGCTGCGGCGCATGACCCGCCACGGTCGGGGTCGGGTCGTGAGTATCACCTCCGATGCGGGCCGGGTGGGCTCCAGTGGTGAAGCCGTCTACGCAGCATGCAAAGGGGGTGTCGCCGCGTTCTCGAAATCCGTGGCCCGCGAGCTGGCGAAGCAGGGGATTACCTTGAACGTCGTTTCGCCAGGCCCCACCGACACCCCCTTCTTCGCCAGCTTCGACGAATCTGGAAAGCTCGCAGCGGCCCTGGCTCGTTCGATTCCGATGCGGCGCCTGGCCCAGCCCGAGGATTTTCCGGGCCTGGTCGCCTTTCTGCTGTCCGACGACGCGGCCTTCATCACGGGCCAGACGATCAGCGTTTCGGGCGGCCTGACCATGCATGGCTGA
- a CDS encoding 1,4-dihydroxy-2-naphthoyl-CoA synthase (catalyzes the formation of 1,4-dihydroxy-2-naphthoate from O-succinylbenzoyl-CoA) — MDYQDILYEARDHVATITLNRPEVMNAFRARTCIELVDAFQRAGYDREIGAIVLTGAGERAFCTGGDQSSHDDSGGYGGDRGVIGMPIDEVHSVIRDVPKPVLAKVRGYAIGGGNVLATLCDLTLAGASAVFGQVGPKMGSIDPGFGTAYLARVVGEKTAREMWYLCRRYSAEEACEMGLVNKVVPDDDLDAETAAWCMELVERSPTAIALAKRSFNADTESIRGIGALGMQGLALYYGTEESKEGGEAARAKRKPEFRKYS; from the coding sequence ATGGACTATCAAGACATCCTCTATGAGGCGCGTGATCACGTTGCCACCATCACCCTGAACCGGCCCGAGGTGATGAATGCCTTTCGCGCTCGTACCTGCATCGAGTTGGTCGACGCATTCCAGCGGGCGGGCTACGACCGCGAGATCGGTGCGATCGTGCTTACCGGTGCGGGCGAGCGTGCGTTCTGCACGGGTGGTGACCAATCGAGCCACGACGATAGCGGTGGCTACGGAGGTGACCGCGGTGTGATCGGCATGCCGATCGATGAGGTGCACTCGGTGATCCGGGATGTTCCGAAGCCCGTGCTCGCGAAAGTGCGCGGCTATGCCATCGGTGGTGGAAACGTGTTGGCCACGCTCTGCGATCTCACCCTCGCCGGAGCGAGCGCGGTGTTCGGGCAGGTTGGGCCGAAGATGGGATCGATCGATCCGGGCTTCGGTACCGCGTATCTCGCCCGGGTGGTTGGCGAGAAGACGGCGCGCGAGATGTGGTACCTGTGCCGGCGCTATTCCGCCGAGGAAGCCTGCGAAATGGGCCTCGTCAACAAGGTCGTGCCCGATGACGATCTCGATGCGGAGACCGCCGCCTGGTGCATGGAGCTGGTGGAGCGCAGCCCGACGGCGATTGCCCTGGCCAAGCGCTCCTTCAACGCGGATACCGAATCGATTCGCGGGATCGGTGCGCTGGGGATGCAGGGGCTGGCCCTCTACTACGGCACCGAGGAATCGAAAGAGGGCGGCGAAGCCGCTCGTGCCAAGCGGAAGCCGGAATTCCGGAAGTACTCATGA
- a CDS encoding winged helix-turn-helix transcriptional regulator — translation MVEQLDRTFAALADPTRRAILGRLRRGPATIGQIAAPFEISLNGVSKHVRVLEEAGLVVRKVEGREHRLRLRADPLRKVARYAAGYADFWEGRLDALEKHLRTKR, via the coding sequence ATGGTTGAACAATTGGATCGCACCTTCGCCGCCCTGGCGGATCCCACGCGCCGGGCGATTCTCGGCCGCTTGCGGCGCGGGCCCGCCACGATCGGGCAGATCGCGGCGCCCTTCGAGATCTCCTTGAACGGAGTCTCGAAGCATGTGCGGGTGCTCGAGGAGGCCGGCCTGGTCGTGCGCAAGGTGGAAGGCCGCGAGCATCGCCTGCGGCTTCGAGCCGACCCCCTGCGCAAGGTCGCACGCTATGCGGCTGGCTACGCGGATTTCTGGGAGGGGAGGCTCGACGCTCTGGAGAAGCACCTTCGGACGAAGCGATGA
- a CDS encoding SRPBCC domain-containing protein, translating into MTNRIVQERLIDATAEEVFEAWSDAASLSLWMCPAEGMRPATVELDFRVGGRFRIVMHGSEQDFTQTGEYLEIDPPRRLAFTWVSDFIAEAEAHTRVTVTFVPAGPGQTRLHLEHDELPDSDAYAGHEAGWARILDLVSQNPTKED; encoded by the coding sequence ATGACGAATCGGATCGTGCAGGAGCGCTTGATCGACGCGACCGCCGAGGAAGTTTTCGAGGCCTGGAGTGATGCGGCCAGTCTCTCCCTGTGGATGTGTCCCGCCGAGGGCATGCGCCCGGCGACGGTTGAACTCGACTTCCGGGTCGGTGGCCGGTTCCGCATCGTCATGCACGGTTCCGAGCAGGATTTCACGCAGACGGGGGAATACCTGGAGATCGATCCTCCGCGCCGCCTCGCCTTCACCTGGGTCTCCGACTTCATCGCCGAGGCCGAGGCTCATACCCGCGTCACCGTGACGTTCGTGCCCGCAGGCCCGGGCCAGACCCGCTTGCACCTCGAGCACGACGAACTTCCGGATTCCGACGCCTACGCCGGCCACGAAGCCGGCTGGGCGCGGATCCTCGATCTCGTCTCCCAGAACCCCACCAAGGAGGACTGA
- a CDS encoding DUF899 domain-containing protein translates to MSSRHPSESPGYAKLRDELFEAEVALRDQRERVAELRRSLPQDTAVPDEAFEEFRDGQRVPVKLSELFVDPTKPLILMQFMFGKSQTNPCPMCTLWADGYDGVVPHLQQRANFAVLVAGDVGEFSAYARGRGWQNLRLVSAAGSTLKSELGFETPDGGQLPGVSIYTRRTDGALQHFYSQCALLGEAGFRGMDLLSPAWHFFDLLPEGRGDFMPRNSYEA, encoded by the coding sequence ATGTCCAGCCGACACCCGAGCGAGTCGCCCGGCTACGCCAAGCTGCGCGATGAGCTGTTCGAGGCAGAAGTGGCTCTACGCGATCAGCGAGAGCGTGTCGCGGAACTCCGCCGGAGCCTTCCCCAGGACACGGCGGTACCGGACGAAGCCTTCGAAGAATTCCGTGACGGCCAACGGGTTCCGGTGAAGCTCTCCGAGTTGTTCGTCGATCCCACGAAACCGCTGATCCTGATGCAATTCATGTTCGGCAAGAGCCAGACGAATCCGTGCCCGATGTGCACGCTATGGGCGGACGGTTACGACGGCGTGGTCCCGCATCTGCAGCAGCGCGCCAACTTCGCGGTGCTGGTCGCTGGCGACGTCGGTGAGTTCTCCGCCTATGCGCGAGGGCGGGGTTGGCAGAACCTTCGATTGGTCTCTGCGGCGGGTTCGACGCTCAAGTCCGAACTCGGCTTCGAAACGCCCGATGGGGGGCAGTTGCCCGGTGTCTCGATCTATACCCGCCGCACCGATGGTGCGCTTCAGCATTTCTACTCCCAATGCGCCTTGCTCGGGGAGGCGGGCTTCCGCGGCATGGATCTGCTTTCGCCCGCGTGGCATTTCTTCGACCTGCTTCCGGAGGGCCGCGGGGATTTCATGCCTCGCAACTCCTACGAGGCATGA
- a CDS encoding alpha/beta hydrolase — translation MPVRHYASEAPDVFVLLHGSGYHSAYLAPLGERLAGAGAAHVYTPDLRGHGVDPERRGDIDYVDQLEDDLVDLVGWVGERHPSGRIFVGGHSSGGGLALRYAGGGGEAAGFVLLAPYLAHDAPTMRAGNSSGGWARPKIPRIILLSILNGFGIHAFDAVTTIEFSMAEDVRDGTETLAYSHRLNVGFAPRNWQEELEATTVPLLLVVGSEDEAFAADRFGPAITPHAPQAEIRIVEGAGHLGLVGEERVAGILGAWQARLRNGDR, via the coding sequence CTGCCGGTTCGGCACTATGCGAGCGAGGCTCCCGACGTCTTCGTCCTGCTGCACGGCTCCGGCTATCACTCCGCCTACCTGGCACCACTCGGCGAACGCCTGGCCGGAGCTGGCGCGGCCCACGTGTATACACCCGATCTGCGGGGCCACGGAGTGGATCCGGAGCGGCGCGGTGACATCGACTACGTAGATCAACTGGAAGACGATCTCGTCGATCTGGTCGGATGGGTGGGCGAGCGTCACCCGAGCGGCCGCATCTTCGTGGGTGGTCATTCATCCGGCGGAGGGTTGGCGCTGCGATACGCAGGTGGTGGCGGGGAGGCCGCCGGGTTCGTCTTGTTGGCGCCCTACCTGGCCCATGATGCGCCGACCATGCGCGCAGGCAACAGTTCGGGCGGCTGGGCCCGGCCGAAGATTCCCCGGATCATTCTGCTCTCCATCCTCAATGGCTTTGGCATCCACGCCTTCGACGCCGTGACGACCATCGAGTTCTCCATGGCCGAAGACGTCCGCGACGGCACGGAGACGCTGGCCTACAGCCACCGCTTGAACGTCGGCTTTGCGCCGCGGAACTGGCAGGAGGAACTGGAGGCGACGACCGTACCGCTGCTTCTGGTCGTCGGTTCAGAGGATGAAGCTTTTGCCGCCGACCGCTTTGGCCCGGCGATCACGCCTCACGCGCCTCAGGCCGAAATCCGAATCGTGGAGGGCGCCGGCCATCTGGGGTTGGTGGGGGAGGAGCGGGTGGCCGGGATCCTGGGGGCCTGGCAAGCCAGGCTCCGGAACGGAGACCGGTAG
- a CDS encoding class I SAM-dependent methyltransferase: protein MTIFPRFCGFLLLTLGLAIGSEMALALSEAEATALVAAEDRTAEDRERDGRRHPAELLVFSQVEGGMKVADLGAGNGYTTELLARAVGPKGTVYAHNSPYVIEKYVKESWPARLSRDVMKGVNRIDRELGDPLPPEAKGLDLITMIYVYHDTLFAPIDRPAMNAKLLAALRPGGSLVVIDHHAKPGAGPEIAETLHRMDAALLRSELEAAGFTFAEEADFLRQPEDPREEPFFKMEAPTDSFVHRYLKPAAATD from the coding sequence ATGACGATCTTCCCGAGGTTCTGCGGCTTCCTTCTTCTCACTCTTGGCCTCGCAATTGGCTCCGAGATGGCCTTGGCGCTTTCGGAAGCCGAAGCGACGGCGTTGGTCGCGGCGGAGGACCGCACTGCGGAAGATCGCGAGCGCGATGGGCGGCGGCATCCCGCTGAACTCCTGGTCTTCAGCCAGGTCGAGGGCGGCATGAAGGTCGCCGACCTGGGCGCGGGGAACGGGTATACGACCGAACTGCTTGCCCGAGCCGTCGGCCCGAAGGGCACGGTCTACGCACACAACTCCCCCTACGTGATCGAGAAGTACGTCAAGGAGAGTTGGCCGGCGCGGCTCTCACGAGACGTGATGAAGGGCGTGAACCGCATCGACCGCGAACTCGGCGACCCCTTGCCCCCGGAAGCCAAGGGGCTCGACCTGATCACGATGATCTACGTCTACCACGACACACTCTTCGCACCGATCGACCGGCCCGCCATGAACGCGAAACTCCTCGCAGCCCTCCGCCCGGGCGGCTCTCTCGTCGTGATCGATCATCACGCGAAGCCCGGTGCGGGCCCGGAAATCGCCGAGACGCTTCACCGCATGGACGCTGCGCTCCTGCGCAGCGAACTCGAGGCCGCCGGTTTCACCTTCGCGGAAGAAGCGGATTTCCTCCGCCAGCCGGAGGATCCGCGGGAGGAGCCCTTCTTCAAGATGGAGGCGCCCACGGACAGCTTCGTCCATCGCTATCTGAAGCCTGCGGCTGCGACCGACTGA
- a CDS encoding cupin: MPELIEAPAVVEAAGTPPKRIEEYAGRVRSGHTGVSVARMRSPEGWAEPGQRPEFEEITVVLDGMVRVDHEDGMLEVRTGQAVVSHPGEWVRYSSPEPGGAHYLAVCLPAFSPENVHRDNPPA, encoded by the coding sequence ATGCCCGAGCTGATCGAGGCGCCGGCGGTGGTCGAAGCCGCCGGCACGCCTCCGAAACGGATCGAGGAATATGCGGGCCGCGTGCGCTCCGGCCATACCGGCGTGAGCGTGGCCCGGATGCGCTCACCGGAAGGCTGGGCCGAGCCCGGCCAACGGCCGGAGTTCGAGGAGATCACGGTCGTTCTCGACGGCATGGTCCGGGTCGACCACGAGGACGGCATGCTCGAGGTACGAACTGGCCAGGCCGTGGTCTCTCATCCGGGCGAGTGGGTCCGCTACAGCAGCCCGGAGCCGGGCGGCGCACACTATCTGGCGGTCTGTCTTCCTGCGTTCTCGCCGGAAAACGTGCACCGGGACAACCCGCCAGCCTAG
- a CDS encoding adenosylhomocysteinase — translation MSDRPAYKVADLSLAELGRKEIRLAEHEMPGLMSLRERYGKEQPLAGVKIMGSLHMTVQTAVLIETLTALGADVRWVSCNIFSTQDSAAAAVAVGPNGTPEDLKGIAVFAWKGETLDEYWWCTDEAMEWPDGSGPDLLVDDGGDATLLLHKGLEFEKAEKVPDFNEETDAEEWGVILKTLRDGQERDPGRWSRLNANMKGVSEETTTGVHRLYQMEERGELLFPAINVNDSATKSKFDNTYGCRHSLPDGLMRASDVMLGGKVAVVCGYGEVGKGSVQALRGQGCRVVVTEIDPICALQAAMEGYQVTTMEDIVETADIFVTTTGNFNIITAELMARMKDKAIVGNIGHFDNEIDMAGLKKMEGVRCENIKPQYDEWIFPDGHSVLVLAEGRLLNLGCATGHPSFVMSASFTNQVIAQLELHQHPEKYENKVYVLPKHLDEEVARLHLGQLGVKLTTLTAEQSEYLGVPIEGPYKPDHYRY, via the coding sequence ATGAGCGATCGACCCGCCTACAAGGTCGCCGACCTTTCCCTGGCCGAGCTTGGCCGCAAAGAAATCCGTCTCGCAGAGCACGAGATGCCTGGCTTGATGTCGCTGCGTGAGCGCTACGGCAAGGAACAGCCGCTCGCTGGCGTGAAGATCATGGGCAGCTTGCACATGACCGTGCAGACCGCCGTCCTGATCGAAACGCTGACGGCCCTCGGTGCCGACGTGCGTTGGGTCAGCTGCAACATCTTCTCGACCCAGGATTCGGCCGCCGCTGCCGTCGCGGTCGGCCCGAATGGAACGCCCGAAGATCTGAAGGGCATCGCCGTCTTCGCCTGGAAGGGTGAGACCCTCGATGAGTACTGGTGGTGCACGGACGAAGCCATGGAGTGGCCCGACGGCTCCGGGCCGGACCTGCTCGTCGATGACGGTGGCGACGCGACCCTGCTTCTCCACAAGGGCCTGGAGTTCGAGAAGGCCGAGAAGGTTCCGGACTTCAATGAGGAGACCGACGCCGAAGAGTGGGGCGTCATCCTGAAGACGCTTCGCGACGGTCAGGAGAGAGACCCGGGCCGCTGGAGCCGGCTGAACGCGAACATGAAGGGCGTGTCCGAAGAGACCACCACCGGCGTGCATCGGCTGTATCAGATGGAGGAACGCGGTGAGTTGCTCTTCCCGGCCATCAACGTCAACGACTCAGCCACCAAGAGCAAGTTCGACAACACCTACGGTTGCCGGCACTCGCTGCCGGATGGCCTGATGCGGGCGTCCGACGTGATGCTCGGCGGCAAGGTCGCCGTGGTCTGCGGCTATGGCGAAGTTGGCAAGGGCAGCGTCCAGGCCCTCCGCGGCCAGGGCTGCCGCGTCGTCGTCACGGAGATCGATCCGATCTGCGCCCTCCAGGCAGCCATGGAGGGTTACCAGGTGACGACGATGGAGGACATCGTCGAGACCGCCGACATCTTCGTCACCACCACGGGCAACTTCAACATCATCACGGCCGAACTGATGGCCCGCATGAAGGACAAAGCCATCGTCGGAAACATCGGCCACTTCGACAACGAGATCGACATGGCCGGCCTGAAGAAGATGGAAGGGGTGCGCTGCGAGAACATCAAGCCCCAATACGACGAGTGGATCTTCCCCGATGGACATAGCGTGCTGGTCCTGGCCGAAGGGCGCCTGCTCAACCTGGGCTGCGCCACCGGCCACCCGAGCTTCGTGATGAGTGCCTCGTTCACCAACCAGGTGATCGCCCAGCTCGAGCTGCACCAACATCCCGAGAAGTACGAGAACAAGGTCTACGTGCTGCCGAAGCACCTCGACGAGGAAGTGGCGCGGCTCCACCTGGGCCAGCTGGGCGTGAAGCTCACCACGCTCACGGCCGAGCAATCCGAATACCTCGGTGTGCCGATCGAAGGCCCGTACAAGCCCGACCACTACCGTTATTAG
- a CDS encoding glutathione peroxidase: MRSILPGLLVLALSFAAFGASDRPLEVSVARLDGVNESLARYAGQVVLIVNVASKCDLTRQYEGLEALYERYRERGFVVLGFPSNDFAGEEPGSNQEIAEFCRANWGVKFPMYGKLHVSGPDQHPLYRRLTRLRVPLGGPVEGSFQKYLVARDGRVVDRLAPRVEPLSDELVHKIEILLDESPEP, encoded by the coding sequence ATGAGATCCATATTGCCGGGTCTGTTGGTTCTGGCTCTTTCGTTCGCGGCTTTCGGCGCGTCCGATCGTCCGCTGGAAGTGTCCGTGGCCCGGTTGGACGGGGTGAACGAATCCCTGGCGCGCTATGCGGGGCAGGTCGTGCTGATCGTCAACGTGGCCAGCAAATGCGATCTCACCCGCCAGTACGAGGGCCTCGAGGCGCTCTACGAGCGCTACCGGGAGCGCGGCTTCGTCGTGCTCGGTTTCCCCTCGAACGATTTCGCCGGGGAAGAGCCGGGCAGCAATCAGGAGATCGCCGAGTTCTGCCGCGCGAACTGGGGCGTGAAGTTTCCGATGTACGGCAAGCTCCACGTCAGCGGGCCCGATCAGCATCCGCTCTACCGCCGTCTAACCCGGTTGCGCGTGCCGCTCGGCGGCCCGGTCGAGGGAAGCTTCCAGAAGTACCTGGTGGCCCGGGACGGCAGGGTCGTCGATCGCCTCGCGCCACGGGTCGAACCTCTTTCCGATGAACTCGTCCACAAGATCGAAATCCTTCTCGACGAGTCACCGGAGCCCTAG
- a CDS encoding EthD domain-containing protein — protein sequence MIKLVYMIRRRADFSQKDFYQRWLSHGPLVSEVAEAIQARRYVQSHTIDTPLNEQFAQSRNMGKAFDGITEVWWDSLEDLVAGMNTPEGQAAHARLLEDEREFIDLANSFIFLTEEHPIFTRS from the coding sequence ATGATCAAGCTCGTTTACATGATTCGCCGCCGTGCGGACTTCTCCCAGAAGGACTTCTACCAGCGCTGGCTCTCTCACGGTCCACTCGTCAGTGAAGTGGCCGAGGCCATTCAGGCCCGTCGCTACGTTCAAAGTCACACGATCGATACCCCTCTGAACGAGCAGTTCGCTCAGTCCCGCAACATGGGAAAGGCTTTCGATGGGATCACGGAGGTATGGTGGGACAGTCTCGAGGATCTGGTCGCTGGAATGAACACACCCGAAGGGCAAGCGGCCCACGCGCGCCTGCTCGAAGATGAACGCGAGTTCATAGACCTCGCGAACTCATTCATCTTCCTCACCGAAGAGCATCCCATCTTCACTCGCAGCTGA
- a CDS encoding SDR family oxidoreductase encodes MKDKTILITGGSSGIGRATAVDLARRGARLLVQGRTPDRCEEAMDEIRRSATGAPPELLQADLSSLAGVRSLAEDVAERTDHLDVLLNNAGLTLSSRQLTDDGFEKTFGVNHLAPFLLTGLLLPLLQQAGAPRIVTVASDAHRFSSLDLDDLQNERRYAMLRVYCQSKAANILFTVELARRLEGTNITANCLHPGMIRSNLGRGNGAALDRVNDALGILLYPFFKTTEQGAKTSLHLVTSPDVADVTGRYFTNERPSRPSAHATNEETAGRLWAISEELTGFSYP; translated from the coding sequence ATGAAGGACAAGACGATCCTGATCACCGGCGGAAGCTCCGGCATCGGACGCGCAACCGCCGTAGATCTGGCCCGCCGTGGGGCACGCCTGCTCGTCCAAGGCCGGACACCCGACCGCTGCGAAGAAGCCATGGACGAGATCCGTCGTTCCGCCACCGGAGCGCCGCCCGAATTGTTGCAGGCAGATCTTTCCTCACTGGCCGGCGTTCGCAGCCTCGCCGAGGACGTCGCGGAACGCACCGATCACCTGGATGTCCTGCTCAACAACGCAGGCCTCACCCTGAGTTCGCGACAACTCACCGACGACGGATTCGAGAAGACCTTCGGCGTGAACCACCTGGCGCCCTTCTTGCTGACAGGCCTGCTGCTCCCCCTGCTTCAGCAAGCTGGCGCGCCGCGCATCGTGACCGTGGCCTCCGACGCCCATCGCTTCAGCAGCCTCGACCTGGACGACCTCCAGAATGAGCGACGTTATGCAATGCTGCGGGTCTACTGCCAATCGAAGGCCGCGAACATCCTCTTCACGGTCGAACTCGCGCGACGCCTCGAAGGAACGAACATCACAGCGAATTGCCTCCACCCCGGCATGATCAGGAGCAACCTGGGCCGCGGCAACGGCGCCGCACTGGACCGGGTCAACGACGCCCTTGGCATCCTCCTGTATCCGTTCTTCAAGACCACCGAACAAGGCGCAAAGACCTCGCTTCACCTGGTGACCTCTCCCGACGTCGCCGACGTAACCGGTCGCTATTTCACCAACGAGCGTCCATCTCGCCCGTCCGCCCACGCCACGAACGAGGAAACCGCCGGGCGCCTATGGGCCATCAGCGAAGAACTCACCGGCTTCAGCTACCCGTAG